One Neovison vison isolate M4711 chromosome 2, ASM_NN_V1, whole genome shotgun sequence genomic window carries:
- the LOC122898678 gene encoding erythroid membrane-associated protein, with translation MVTQLAHLHSLPDVPVRCLLSLNGRRKRSQLGDSSSAGEAQRVLDSKSVPTEMASSSGSWLSSCLVALMFLRLPLPLSGDADDYLLAPLGGTAELPCPIPLWPVTMPTAVTWLRSPSPDRSQVVHMFRDGRDREEGVMPEYKGRTALRRDPREGSVSLEIRHVRLEDRGLYQCEVQIGNLTRDGIVTLQVAVLGSDPYIHVKGYNAGWIQLVCRSAGWFPQPLAQWKDPQGRVLQPLSDVHVLEAGLFRIAVSSRVRDSTLGNVSCTVHNLALGQEKTTAMLIAAPSPGRISSSTVALAVILPVLGILIIVGIYLIWKQRRSKEKLLYEQVMEVENLLSDHAKEKGRLHKALKKLRSELKLKRAAANSGWRRARLHFVAVTLDPDTAHPKLILSEDRRRVKLGERRQPVPDGPQRFDFVVSVLGAEYFTAGCHYWEVDVGDKTKWALGVCSESVSRKGKITATPANGHWLVRQSSEKEYEALTSPQTMLRLKEPPKCVGIFLDYEAGIISFYNVTSRSHIFTFTHTFSGPLRPFFEPCLHDGGKNTAPLIICSELQKSEPPTVRKPEEKGHANGDVTMNVNPSLFPPQALEIFPPRDMILPWPSDLAPALQGLKVPSF, from the exons TTCCCACGGAGATGGCAAGTTCCTCTGGCTCCTGGCTCTCCAGCTGCCTCGTGGCACTTATGTTCCTCCGGCTGCCCCTGCCGTTGTCAG GGGACGCCGACGACTACCTCTTGGCCCCACTAGGGGGCACAGCCGAACTGCCCTGTCCCATCCCCCTGTGGCCGGTGACCATGCCCACCGCGGTGACGTGGCTGCGGTCCCCAAGCCCGGACCGCTCCCAGGTCGTGCACATGTTCCGCGACGGGAGAGACCGGGAGGAAGGCGTGATGCCAGAATACAAGGGGCGGACCGCGCTGCGGAGGGACCCGAGAGAGGGGAGCGTGTCCCTGGAGATCCGCCACGTCCGGCTGGAGGACCGAGGGCTGTACCAATGCGAGGTCCAGATCGGAAACCTGACTCGGGACGGCATCGTGACCCTGCAGGTGGCAG TTCTAGGCTCCGACCCTTACATCCACGTGAAGGGCTACAACGCTGGATGGATCCAGCTGGTGTGCAGGTCTGCGGGATGGTTTCCACAGCCCTTGGCCCAGTGGAAAGACCCTCAAGGCAGAGTGCTTCAACCCTTGTCGGATGTCCATGTCCTGGAAGCTGGGCTCTTCCGGATCGCGGTGTCTAGCAGAGTCAGGGACAGCACGCTGGGGAACGTGTCCTGCACCGTCCACAATTTGGCCCTCGGCCAAGAGAAGACCACAGCCATGCTCATAGCAG CCCCTTCTCCAGGGAGGATCTCCTCCTCTACAGTGGCTCTTGCTGTCATCCTGCCTGTCCTGGGGATTCTCATCATTGTGGGCATTTACCTCATCTGGAAGCAAAGAAGATCAAAAG AGAAGCTTCTCTATGAACAGGTGATGGAGGTAG AAAATCTTCTCTCAGACCACgcaaaagaaaaag gaAGGCTCCATAAAGCCCTCA AGAAACTCCGGAGTGAACTGA AGTTGAAAAGAGCTGCGGCGAACTCAG GCTGGAGGCGGGCGAGGCTGCACTTTG TGGCAGTAACCCTGGACCCAGACACAGCACATCCCAAACTCATCCTGTCTGAGGACCGGCGACGTGTGAAGCTTGGAGAGAGAAGGCAGCCTGTGCCCGATGGCCCCCAGCGATTTGACTTCGTCGTCAGTGTCCTGGGCGCTGAGTACTTCACGGCAGGCTGTCACTACTGGGAGGTGGACGTGGGAGACAAGACTAAATGGGCCTTGGGGGTGTGTAGTGAGTCTGTGAGCAGGAAGGGGAAGATCACTGCCACGCCTGCCAACGGACACTGGCTTGTCCGCCAGAGTAGTGAGAAGGAGTACGAAGCTCTCACATCCCCGCAGACCATGCTCCGCCTCAAGGAGCCCCCGAAGTGTGTGGGAATTTTCCTGGACTATGAGGCAGGCATCATTTCCTTCTACAATGTGACCAGCAGATCCCACATCTTTACTTTCACCCACACCTTCTCTGGCCCCCTTCGCCCTTTCTTTGAGCCCTGCCTTCATGACGGTGGGAAAAACACAGCACCTCTAATCATCTGCTCAGAACTCCAGAAATCAGAACCACCAACCGTCCGCAAGCCAGAAGAAAAAGGTCATGCGAATGGAGATGTGACCATGAACGTGAACCCTTCCTTATTCCCCCCTCAGGCACTGGAGATTTTCCCACCCAGGGATATGATCCTGCCCTGGCCCTCTGACCTTGCCCCAGCCCTTCAAGGTCTCAAGGTTCCTTCTTTTTAG
- the ZNF691 gene encoding zinc finger protein 691: MGSEKEQHPEQHLPEEGDWGEPWRVDDSEGFQIPDGEKERRQESPSDCPPEVHPKKPWQKVTVPTREPGGPMAHPRPETDEKPFTCTQCGKTFNNTSNLRTHQRIHTGEKPYKCSECGKSFSRSSNRIRHERIHLEEKHYKCPKCQESFRRRSDLTTHQQDHLGKRPYRCDICGKSFSQSATLAVHHRTHLEPAPYICCECGKSFSNSSSFGVHHRTHTGERPYECTECGRTFSDISNFGAHQRTHRGEKPYWCTLCGKHFSRSSNLIRHQKTHTGEQAARDAS, from the coding sequence ATGGGCAGTGAGAAGGAGCAGCATCCAGAACAGCACCTGCCTGAGGAAGGGGACTGGGGTGAGCCCTGGAGAGTGGATGACTCGGAGGGTTTTCAGATCCCAGATGGGGAGAAAGAGCGCAGGCAGGAGAGCCCGTCAGATTGTCCGCCAGAGGTCCATCCTAAAAAGCCATGGCAGAAAGTCACTGTCCCCACCAGAGAGCCCGGGGGCCCCATGGCTCACCCGAGGCCCGAGACCGACGAGAAGCCCTTCACATGCACCCAGTGCGGGAAAACCTTCAATAACACCTCCAACCTGAGAACGCACCAGCGCATCCACACGGGTGAGAAGCCTTACAAGTGCTCCGAATGCGGCAAGAGCTTCTCGAGGAGCTCCAACCGCATCCGCCACGAGCGGATCCACCTGGAAGAGAAGCACTACAAATGTCCCAAGTGTCAGGAGAGCTTCCGGCGGCGCTCGGACCTCACCACGCACCAGCAGGACCACCTGGGCAAGCGGCCGTACCGCTGCGACATCTGCGGCAAGAGCTTCAGCCAGAGCGCCACGCTGGCCGTGCACCACCGGACCCACCTGGAGCCCGCGCCCTACATCTGCTGCGAGTGCGGCAAGAGCTTCAGCAACAGCTCCAGCTTCGGCGTGCACCACCGCACGCACACCGGCGAGCGGCCCTACGAGTGCACCGAGTGCGGGCGGACCTTCAGCGACATCTCCAACTTTGGGGCCCACCAGAGGACCCACAGAGGGGAGAAACCCTACTGGTGCACGCTGTGCGGGAAACACTTCTCCCGGAGCTCGAACCTCATCCGTCACCAGAAAACGCACACAGGCGAGCAGGCCGCCAGAGACGCCAGCTGA